CAACACCTAGAGGGCCTTGAGGCGCTGTGGCTTCAAGGAATCCCGGGATATGTCCCCACTCTCGTGATTCAAGCTGGCGTTGCAACAACAGCACCACAGCCGCAGTTTGCCTTCAGCATATAAGTGTAAGAATCTACAGCCACTATTGGCCAGCGTAAATGCTGTACATGCCAGAACATCGCCACTTGCCGTTCAAGAATTACGGCGGGGCACACCATGGTCAATGATTTACAACAAATTACAAAAGTTCATTACTGTGCACGGAATAGCACTATAGATCTACCTTTGTGCAACTTGTGTTCGAGGGATCGGCATGCGGTTGTCAAGTGAGAGCGTCCGTCGCTAAAAGGGGACGTGTCGGTTCGATTCCCGATACCGCTGACATCCACCGGTTTTTATTGGGAAAGAGGTACGCTGGGTTAGCGCTGACTATATATCGATAAAGAGCCCCGCCTTGTCCGCTCTCTACCAACGACGCCATGCCGTGCTCTCTCACGAGTCGCAAAAACAAGCCTCTTTCTGTCCTGAAGGCAGTACTACGAAGATGACACTAAACAGTGTCGACTATTGCAGGAAAATTATTGGTAAGCGTCGCGTAATGTCGGCTATTCGCTGTTACGACTTGAACATCTTCATTAAATCTTGGTCTGGATCATGGTGTAAGATACCTTACACCGCGGTCCAGATGGTGTTTCCCGATTTTTCTTTTTGGCTTCAATGTTGTCTGGCCGCTGCctcccaattgattgattgatttgtggcgtttaacgtcccaaaatcactatatgattatgagagaccccgtagttgagggctccggaaattttgaccacctggggttctttaacgtgcacccaaatctgagcacgcgggtctacgccatttccgcctccatcggaaattcagccgccgcagccggaattcgatcccgtgtcctgcgggtcagcaaccgagtacgttagccactagaccaccgcggcggggcgctaccTCCCAATGGTTCTTGCTACTATCGGGCACCGACACGGTATATCGCACGACAGCTGCTACGTGGGGACGCTGCTACACGCGTAAGCGTTCCTCGACAGCCTCGTCCTGAGCGTTCGATCGCTTCTGCCGGACGCTGACAGAGGAGGAAACGCGAAACACGTGATAACCGCGAAGGAAACAAACGCACGAAAGAGGAGCAATTGAAAAGGAGGTGGGGTCTATAGGAGACGGCAAGACCAAGCGGCGCATATGCGTCCACAACGTTCTTCCAAGCAAGCAGGAGGGAATTCGGCGTCACTGCTCGGCTGTGCCCCGCGCATGctagggtgcctgaatggtttccctcgcccgccgctccGTACAGGGTGGGgacaaccgcgtcgtctgctagagcgTCCGCCATTACATATCTCACCCCAACGAAACACACTGCCTGCGCGCGCGTATGAGGAGAGTTTGAGAAGAGTTTAGTGCGAGAAATGGTATTTCGCGCTATAAAAAAGCAGTCTGAATATGTGCGTCTGTCATTGGAGACTGTTTGCAGGATAAATCTACATTAATTCATGAAGCGCACGCCTTTTCCTGTTACCTAAACTCACCGCACTCCTCAGTGGCTGTGCAGCGTGCCAGCCACTCAGTAGTGCTCGCATTGTACGCGTTGAACTTACTTCATCCTGCTTTTTCCCCCGCCTTGCGTGCCCTCGCAGCTCTGAATAATCTTGCGGGAATGAGATTCAGATTTGTTACACAGCTATTTTTCTGTTATAGCTGGTTGAGATAGTGAAACAGCGTAAACATCAATTGAATCTCTCGTTTTTATGTGACCACTGAGAAAAAAATCTTACTAAGTTATTGGAAAATACAAGATGAAATGCAGTAATAACGATTTTGATGCCCTATACCTGTTCAGTTTTTCTACTTTCCATAGATATATGTAAGCGAGCAATCTAATTATCCGAGAAGTATCACTCTCGTATTCTGCCTCTGTGACGCTGTGTCGGTATTGCTTCGACCGCAATAATATTAACTTACCATAAACATTCTCCAAAGATCACAACCTTAGTCAGCTTAAAGATCACAACGCTGTTTTTATCTAAGAATGTGATATTGtataacaaataagaaaaatgtcTATGAACTTAAGGAGGAGGATGaagaaaggacagggaggttagccagttcacaatgaactcaaaatattttaatcaaacaataagtgttctgaaagaaaaaataataaaatttataaGTGACTGGTCCAGTTCGGCTGGTCACGGAAGGCTTACCCCAGCGCACGTCTTGCTTCCGTGTTCATTGACGCCGTTTGAACTAACGTGGCGCAAATGCACGCGAAGCCTCAGTCTTGCATAATTCGCAATAAGGAGTTTTGCTACGGCGTCACTGTGCTCGGAGCAAGTCTTTACGCAAGGGCGCACCATCTCGTTCAAATAATCGGTCACGGCCTTCAACGGGGACCTTAAGCGCAGCAAGCCCTCACTCCAACTTATGATGCCCCTGAAATGCTCTTCACACGACTTGAGTGTCAGCAAAACATCCTTGCTGGGATATGTGAGGTTGCCACCTTCACTCCTGTACTCCTTCAGAATAGTCAGAGTTGCGTGCTCGCTTTCAGTTGAGCCTAACAAGGCAGAATTACAATGCCCGCATCCCGCTACAACACTCAGCATACCTTTTAAAAGGAAGCCGCCGATGTAGAAAAGGATGTTGCATtcgttttcttgaagttcttcaatGAACAAAATTTCCGAGTCATCAATGACATCAGCTTCCACCTCCCCGTGCTCTTGTTTGCCTTTTGCAAGCATGTCGGCGAGGTACTTAGCATCGTCGACTTCGTAGCTTGACGTTCCGGGTGCATGAAGGAACTGACTCACGCACACAAGCTTCAGGGCACACTTTAAGTCATATGCGTTAGGAACAGGCTTCCTGATGCGCACCACCGAAAACAAATTTTCGAGGCAGTCTTGCAAGATTCTGCTCGTGAGGAAGAATTCGTATCCTTCACTGCGCAAGAGAATGTCTTGGAGACGAAGAACGACTTTTGTTGTTATTAGTAAACCTGCTTGCGAAGGCTTCCACTGTGCCTTGCTTCCCATCTTCATTCCTTGAAAAACTTCGAGGGCCGAGTTCAGTAGCTCAATTGATTCGTGGTACCTCCGCATGTCtcgaaggctgagagcaactgatGGGTGGCGGGAAGACATTAGCGTGTACCAGTTGAATACTAATTCTAGAAACCAAGCTGTTGTCTCTGCCTCCGGCTCTATCGCGTCCTCTTTAATTAGGTACCGAATCGCTGCAGGAGCTTCCCTGAAGAAGCGGACAGCAACTCCCACTTTCATTTTTGTGAAATGGCCTCGCGAAATGTGTAACTCTGAGAGCCTCGGGGCGACTTTCAGCTCTCGTTCAGCATCATACTTAATTACACTGCGCACATGGTCCACGTTCACTTCTTTTGATGGCAGATTGTGCTGGCATACTGTTGCATCACTCAGAAAGAATACTTCCGATGAAAGCAACTGTGACTTGACATTCTTCAGCACGTGTGCAGCATCtgctgtgaaaaacaattctttgtCTTCCAGACAGGGGTGAGGCACTGAACATACAGTAATGGAATTCCTGTGGCTGGAGAATCCGAGCTCGCGCCACATAGCCCGATTAGAAGCCCCCATGTCGCAAGTGACGACACGGATTCTTAAAGAGATTTCCGCGCAGAGCTGCACTATCTTCATGACGTAGTCCTTGAGGATACTACCCTCTACATGACTTCCGGTGAAGTGGTAGGCAATCACTTGCTTCCATCTCGTATTCAGGCCTCCTACCATGAACACTAGTGCGTGATGTGCAGGTTCGTCTGGATTTTCTGGCATAGTTTGCCCCCCCAACACCACATCCTCAGCGCGATCGAGCTCGTACCCGCGAGCAATCTCCATTTCATCCAAGAACAAAGCACAGTCTTTTTCAATGTCTTGCATGTTCTCTGCTTTGATTTTGAGAACATCGATGACTTCCGTCAAAATTCCGGGAAGAAACTTGAGGCCCTGAAGGCGACGTGCAAGGGTTTTTCCGGATGGCAAGGGGTAGCCCAGATTTCTTAGTGTCTGGTAACCAGTTTTTCCACAGGAAAACTTAATCTGAAGCGCCTGCTTGATTGTTTCTGCAGACCAAGTGCTTCCCTTATTACTCTGGCGCCCAAGAGCCTGCAGCTGGTCATCATTGAGGAATTTCAAACGCTGTCCGAATAATTCCATTTTGGTTTCCaattttttcacctgtttttttagTGCTTGAATGGTTGAGGTGGCTTTCCGATGGACTTGATGTAGCTGAGTGTATTTTCTGCCCATATCGGAGAGCTGCTTATTTAACTGCTTGTTTTCACGTGCCCCGTCAGGTGCATCGGCCGAGATCACAACTTCTTCCCTTTCCATAATGTGCGGTACTGAATCAGGCGTCTGAGAATTGCAGCTTTGCGGTTGCTGTGCGCCAAGACTGTCTGTGCGTGAATTTAAATTCGCCTGTGCACTTGTGAGTGGCGTACAATTAATGGCCGTAGAGTTGTCACCGCGTGTTTCTTGGCATGCATCAGGCAACACAGCAGGTCCTGCCCTGTCCTTTGGCGCCTTCCTTtgtggaggcaagcctgcagtgCAAAAAAGGACAGTCACAAGCTGCAAGTATTACAAGGTAGCCAGCTCTAATCACAGGCCTGTACTGGATTTTAGCAGTATTATAGGTTGCAGACATATGCCTTTTCTCAGGTCGCAGGCACGTACCCCGACTTTCTTAATATCCTCAAACGAGGAATTCCACGGATCATCCTAATTTTTGAAACTAAATCATTTTAGCCTTGTACTGTTGCCACCTGTTAGGTTCATACAGAATCTTTGACGCACAGTGAAACAGTAACTTACCCCTGAAAGGGAACACCGTTGGCACAGCGTTCGGCTTCAGTTTTATCCACTGGTCAGCTCGGTGCTGCTCGAAATGGCTTGCTTCAAAATGTGCCTGTAAGTCCGTTATGAACCATGAATTTTAGCTTAGCTTAGCCTAGACAGAATTACTAGAAAGACACAGTATACCACACAACTTTTATTGAATTTCGTGATTTGCAATAAACGAATGAAAAACACTTTTCTGTAAATACGCAATTTAATAACAAGCAGCCTATTTTGTTTATACATATAGTGACTAAAAACTGGTACAAACTTCAAATACTGCGGCTGCGCCACACGTTTCCATAGCTGCACTTTTAGAGatcgcaaaaaaagagagaaaaactgcAACTTAGACGTGAAGCGTTTACAGCACCGACAAAGTGACCCACAGACACGTatacacatttaaaaaaacaagtttcaAAGTTCTCGACGAGAAAAGAACACATGTCGGGATACTCACACTGCATACACACGAGGACTTCGTAGGCTGCCACTTGTCTCGCTTAATCTTCACCATCCATAGCAGCCTTCTTTTGGGCTCTGTCGGAAAATGGTAGAGTTTCCAACCATTTCTGGAGTTGTTCGTGCACATGGGCACGCAGCACCCAGTCATTTCCCTAAAAAAGTATATGACAGAGCGGCCACAGCTCCTTCTTTGCTCCCGTCGCTATGCGAAGTGAGATCTGCAATGGCGGCGGCCGTCAGGAAAAACCGGTCGCGGCGGCGAGCACCCCGTCAAACAATGTCCCCACCCTGCAAggagcggcgggcgagggaaaccattcaggcaccctagCGCATGCGTTTCTGGCACGGCACGTTCGCCTGTCGCGCCCCCTGGTCTCCCGCTGAGACGACACGATGCTCACGACCGGAACGCGCGGGGAATGCGGTGAGCGCGTTTACTCGCGATGGCTTCCTACGGGCGAGCATTCTTTTAATATTTATGCTGTGCaggatgtcaaaaaaaaaagttgaaaaggCTGCCGACAGGCTGCGTGCCAGTTCCCGCCCGATCGGTGCTACTGCGGCTTTCGCAGGAAGAAATCGGAATCGTTTTATTCTGTGCCGCCTCGGTGTTTCTGACTGTCTTGCCACTTGCAATGAAATTCCAAACAGACGGAGTGCTAGTGTTctttaaaaaaacacacaaacacaccttTGATGTGCAAACGTCAGGTATTTAATTTTTTTCCCAAAAACACACTACAGTAGCGGTAACTTGCCAGTACAAAACACCATTCTGTCTGAGCCTCTGTTTGGTTATATATGCGTTCGTCTCTTATCTGGCTGATCATTACAATGAAGTGAGTTATTCAGGAAATTATTGGTTCCCCACTTTCTCGCCACACTACGCATCTTCCACAGACTGATCATAGCAATTAGGAGAAATATGTGGAGTGTTACATGACTAACTCACTGGCAagatttctgatggaggcggaagtgttgtaggcccgtgtactcagatttgggtgcacgttaaagaaccccaggtggtcaaagtttctggagccctccactacggcctcatgcataatcaaatggtggttttgggacgttaaaccccagaagtCAATCACTGGCATGAGTTGTACAGAACGTGAATTAATGACAACTTAATTTTTAAAGGTTTCTTGGAGCACACCCTCAAATAAGACTGCTTCTCTACAGCTAATAAAGAACAATGTTCAATTGTTTTGGGCGCACCACGCAGGGGACGGGACAGTTAGCAGACTACACGAAACTGTGTTTTGGACGTAGCCGCAAGCTTTCGCAAGCAACGTTTAAAAATTAACTTGATAATAATATCTGATGCTGTACGCCCCTAAACCGCGAAATGATTATCAGATAGGCCGTGGTGTGTAGCgtttcggaaatttcgagcaTCTGGTGTTCTTCGACGCGCGACATCACACAGTATCATCCCCAGCCCATGACCACCGCGGGCCCGCCcggatctcggaggccatgagcAGCCATATAACACAGTACACGGCCTTCTACCgtgtcgcctccatcgaaatgagacCGCCACGGCCAGcatcgaaccctcgaccttcaggtgagcagccgagcaccttactCCACCACGGTGGACTGTAACTTAAAGAAGAACGTTTCTGTCAATAGATTTTACGCACTCCATATAGCAAATAATGCCGTGGCAGCCGAAAGTGCTTTGCATGATAAACCATGGGTGGCAAATGCATGGATATCAAATGAGTCCGTTAATATTATTTGATGGGCGAAACTCTTAAAGGGCCCTCCCTgaaccacccagaggtcgaaacGTATAGGTGTGGTGCGGAAGTTACGCACGAAGCTCCGACGAATATGTAGCCGCGAGAATTTTTCTAGTCGATTCTTTAAAGCGGAGTTAGACGCGTTTGGTTATCTAAACACGGGGATTGCTCCTTTCGCTCTTTCCTTGGCTATAGCCTCGTCTGGTCTGCTGCCCCAAAGCCGCTTTGCCCTCCTCGCCGACTCAGTGCCCCTCCAAATAGAGGTGTGCATAGACTCCGCGTAGCTCGAGAACCCGAGCTCGGCCCGTTCCACGGGCCGGGCTCGGGTAGGCCAGCGTCTGCCATCTCGGGCCCGGGCCAGGCCATTTATCTTTTCCATCGGGAGGCCCGGACAGGTTGCAAAGCCCATATCGAGCccaaaatattgtcacgtggtaGTGACGTGGGCGAAGGCAGCAGGCGGTGTGTCTAAGACGAAACTCTTAATTTGGCCGTGAAACGGAAAGTAGAACTACAGCAGAACACCGAACAATGATAGCGGCAAACAAAGCGTCGataaactgattgatatgtggggtttaacgtcccaaaaccactatatgattatgagagacgccgtagtggagggctccggaaatttcgaccacc
This genomic interval from Rhipicephalus microplus isolate Deutch F79 chromosome 10, USDA_Rmic, whole genome shotgun sequence contains the following:
- the LOC142774682 gene encoding uncharacterized protein LOC142774682, which gives rise to MTGCCVPMCTNNSRNGWKLYHFPTEPKRRLLWMVKIKRDKWQPTKSSCVCSAHFEASHFEQHRADQWIKLKPNAVPTVFPFRGLPPQRKAPKDRAGPAVLPDACQETRGDNSTAINCTPLTSAQANLNSRTDSLGAQQPQSCNSQTPDSVPHIMEREEVVISADAPDGARENKQLNKQLSDMGRKYTQLHQVHRKATSTIQALKKQVKKLETKMELFGQRLKFLNDDQLQALGRQSNKGSTWSAETIKQALQIKFSCGKTGYQTLRNLGYPLPSGKTLARRLQGLKFLPGILTEVIDVLKIKAENMQDIEKDCALFLDEMEIARGYELDRAEDVVLGGQTMPENPDEPAHHALVFMVGGLNTRWKQVIAYHFTGSHVEGSILKDYVMKIVQLCAEISLRIRVVTCDMGASNRAMWRELGFSSHRNSITVCSVPHPCLEDKELFFTADAAHVLKNVKSQLLSSEVFFLSDATVCQHNLPSKEVNVDHVRSVIKYDAERELKVAPRLSELHISRGHFTKMKVGVAVRFFREAPAAIRYLIKEDAIEPEAETTAWFLELVFNWYTLMSSRHPSVALSLRDMRRYHESIELLNSALEVFQGMKMGSKAQWKPSQAGLLITTKVVLRLQDILLRSEGYEFFLTSRILQDCLENLFSVVRIRKPVPNAYDLKCALKLVCVSQFLHAPGTSSYEVDDAKYLADMLAKGKQEHGEVEADVIDDSEILFIEELQENECNILFYIGGFLLKGMLSVVAGCGHCNSALLGSTESEHATLTILKEYRSEGGNLTYPSKDVLLTLKSCEEHFRGIISWSEGLLRLRSPLKAVTDYLNEMVRPCVKTCSEHSDAVAKLLIANYARLRLRVHLRHVSSNGVNEHGSKTCAGVSLP